Within the Borrelia parkeri genome, the region TGATTTAAAACTTTTTGATAATAAAATAAATTTTGAAGGACAAATTCCTTTGGTTTTATATTCTGATAGCTTAGACTCTTTATTAGAAGCAGAAGCAAGTGTTGTTTTTGAATTAAAAGCCATTGAGCAAAACGATGTTTATCCTGATTCAGGATTAAAAGAATTGGGTGAGTTTAAAATTTATAATTCTTATTATGAGTTTTCAGACTGTTTGAATTATTGTAGTGATGTTATTTTAGTTAAAGTGTGCTTTAAGGATGATAGTTTAGTCATTGATGCAGACCTTGATAATATTGCACTTGTGAAGCAAATTATTAGTGATAATTTTTGTATTGCTAAAGATAAGATCATTATCAATCCTATTAATAATAATTGTGTTAATGTTTTGTTTTCAGTTTCTTTTAATGCTGTCTTACAAGGCATAATAATTGCTAAAAAACTTGGACTGAAGGTTAATGTTATTTATTATAAGAGACATTTTTTAATGTCACAATCTTTAAGCTTAAAGTTTTCAGCTGTCAATTATTTATCATCGGAAAATAGGCTTGATAAAATTATGTTAGATCTTGAAATCAACAGACCATTACACTTTTTATATAAGTTTTATTTTGATTACCTCAGGTATATTTTTGATAATTTATTTTTTGATGTGTGTATACATTTTAATTTTATATCGACTACAAGTAATGCTGTGTTTTTTTATGATAATTATTTTTTATTTGGAATCGCTGTTTATAATTTTATTTATTCAAATTTTTATAATCTTGCAGTTAGTTTGTCAATTGAACCTCTTAGTTATTTACTCAGCTATGTTAAGAGTGAATATAATGTTTTTTTTAAGCTTTTTAAAGAGATGGATTTGAAAAATTCTATCATGCGCAAGTCATCTTCTATAAGTTTAAAGAAAAAATATAATATTTTTGATGTGAGAAGAAAAGGTATAGGATTTGCCTTTTTAAATCTGGACTCTAATCTAGATTCTGCTCTCTTAGGTGGCAATCAAACTGTTTCTATGAGTTTACATAAGGATAAATTAGATATATTTATTCCTTATAAAATTATGGATATCAACTTAATGAACTATTTAAGGAATACTTTAGCTAGGACTTTTAGCTTATCTTATAGTAATGTAAATTTTATTGTTAGTGATGTTTGTATGGATGATGTTGGACTTTATAGTATGTTGATTAAAGAATCTTACATTATTGAAAGAGAAGTTTTGGCTATTAAGGATGTGCTTGTCATGATGATCGGTGAGAATTTTAAAGGAGAGTATCCTGTTGTAGCTGGTCAAGATTTTGTTATGGATATAGATAAGAAATTTAATGTTGCTTGTTCTCTTGAAATTGATATAGAAATATATTCTTTTAATATTGTGTTTAGTAATGTGAATTTTTTTGTTGAAAACGGTAAGTTTGATAAACTTAGGATAAATAATAAGCGTATATTTTCAATTTTTAGCTTGGCAGTTGATTATGTTTTTGGAAATATTACTTATGATATTGTTGATTCTGTGGATCTTGAGTTTATTGAAGATGGTGAATTTGTTTTTTCTTTTAGAATATTATTTATTGCATCTGTTTGTGCAATAAAAACAGCTTTAATCCAGGCTTTTGACTTCAATATCTGTAAGACCCCTATTGATCTTAAGGATATTTTAGATAATTGGAGTATACGAATTGATACTAATTAGTTTTAATTTAAATGGAGAGACTCTTTCAAAAAGTATTAAGCTTCCTTTAAGTACTAGAGAGCTTTTGATAAGTATTTTTTATTCAGGCAATCGAAATTTTATTGAAAATATGAATAAAAAATTCTCATTAGTGCTATTAGACTTAAAGCCTGTATATTCGTCTTTAGTTTCAGCCTTTATGTTAAATGGGCGTAGCATCATTACTGTTGAGGGATTGCAAAATACAACTTTTTATGAAACCTTAGTTAAGGTTTTATTAGAAAATGATTTTGGGTTTTGTACAAATTGTTTTTCATCTAATGCATTATTATTTTATTATCTTTTAAAACGTAAAGTTATAATTAGGACTGATATTTTAGGCTATTATCATACATTAAAGTGTAATTGTCTTGATGTTAATACTTTTTTAGATCTTTATTTGAGATTGGAAGAGTTAGAGAGGAAATGAGAGGTTTGAAGGTATATTATCCAGAAAATTTTAATACACTTGTTAATTTGTTTAAGGAAGATTCAAACAATTATATAGTTTATAATGAGATTGATTTTCATAAAAATGCTGAAATTTTTATGAAAAATGAAATTTCTGATAATTTTTTTATAATTAATAACTTTGAAAGATTTAATAAAGTTTCTCTTAAGAGTAATTTTTTGGAAATGGGACCATGTGTTACTTATGATACAATATTGCAATTTGGAGAGAGAAATATTCCAAGGTTATTTTATGAATTTATTTCAAGACTAAATGATAGGATATATCTGAATAGTATTAATATTGCTAATGGATTTTATTATAAAAACACAGTATTTGATTTATATCCTTTATTGTTAAGTCTTGATGCTCATCTTGAATTTAAAAATATTTTAACCAAAAGAACTTATACTTATAATGCTTACAGTATTAACAGGGATGATTATATACAAAGTCGCCATACTTTATTTTTAAGTAAATTAAAATTTCCAATCACAAATTTATGGAATAAGAGTTTTTGTAGCAGAATATTTGTTGATACTTTTTCATTTGATATTCTAAAAGAGGCAAACATTATTTTTATTTGCGTTCTTTTGAATATTAAAAGAGATATTATAAGTGATTTTTTGATGAAGATATTTTATAATGACAAGGTTATTACTTTAAGGGATTTTCAAGTTTTACTTCTTAATAAATCTTTACCTTTATCTTTAGTTGAAATTGAAGATTCTCTTAAGATGCTGGATAAAAATATTCGAGATGTTAAAAACTTTAGTTTAGGGGAGAGAAGTTTAAGACTTATAAAAAATTTTTATTTCGATATATTATCTAGTTTTTAGTCTTGTAAAAGTTAGCATTATTAAATAATTGCTGGTTTTTTGGCATAGTTTTAGTATAAAAGCAATAGAATTAATTTATCAATTTGTTTTTATGCATTATAATATTTATTTGTTAATAACTTAATCAAAAAATAATTATTCAAATAAGGGGCTTAAGTTTATGGTAAAAAAAGAAGCTACAATTAATGCTGTTAATGGCTTGCATGTTAGACCAGCGTCAACGTTTGTCAAAAAAGCTAAAGAGTATGCTAGTGATATAACTATTGAAGCTGATGGAAAATCTGTTAGTGGAAAAAGTTTATTTCGATTACAAACCTTAGAATTATCTTCTGGTAAGAAGCTTGTGGTTTGTGCTGATGGTGATGATGAAGAAAAGGCTGTTACTGAACTTGTTGAGCTCATTGAATCTTTTAAAGAATAGGTATGGAAGGTTTATATGACTTTATCGGGGAAAAGAATATCTAAAGGGATAGGTGTAGGAGAGGCTCTTTTTATTAAAAAGGATTTTGATAAATTTATTGATAAATCAAAAATTGCTTCTTTACAAATTGATGATGAGATAAAAAAATTTAATGATGCTAAATCAAAAGCTATATCTGCACTTAAAGAGCTTACAAAGAAGGCTGTGGCTCAACTTGGTGCTGATAAGGAAGGCATTTTTGAAGGACAGATATTAGTGATTGAGGATGATGAACTTTCTGATTCTGTTACAAGTTTTATTAAGAATGAAAATTATTGTGCTGCTTATGCTGTTTATCTGTCTTTTAAAGAATTAATTGCGAGTGTAGAAGAATATACAGATGCTTATTTAAAAGAGAGAGCTTCTGATTTTAAAGATATTAGAAATAGGCTTATTTCAAATATTTTAGATCAGGTTACTGATCTCTCTGAGGTTAAAAGAGATGTGGTTCTGATTACTGAAGAATTAACACCTTCTGATACAATGCAGGTTGATTTAAGTTATGTTAAGGGATTTGTGACTACAGTTGGTGGTGAGACTTCTCATGCTGCTATTTTGGCAAGGACAATGGGACTTCCTGCTCTTGTGATGACACCTTTGGATATTACTAAAATTAAAGAAGGTGAGCAGTTGATAATTGATGGATTGTCTTCAATAATTATTGGTAATCCTTCATCCAGTGAACTAGATAAATATGCACATAAGATATTAGAGTATAATGAGTATGAGAGAGAGCTTTTCGCATTAAAAAACCAAGATGCAAAGACAAAAGACGGTATTAAAATATCTCTGAAGGCTAATATTGGAACTCCTACAGATGTTTTTTATGTTAATAAATATGGGCTTGATGGTATAGGGCTTTTTAGGACAGAATTTTTATATATGGAGTCTGTAAAGCCTCCAACAGAGGATGAACAATTTGAGGCCTATAAGAGAGTTGTAGACACTATTGAGAAAAAAAGTGTTGTTACTATTCGTACTCTTGATATTGGAGGAGATAAGGAGATTCCATATTTTAAATTCCCAAAGGAAGATAATCCTTTTCTAGGGTATCGTGCTCTTAGGATGTATATGGACTATGAGGATTTAATACAAAGTCAATTTAATGCCATTTTTAGGGCTAGTCATTATGGCAAGATAAGAATCATGGTTCCTATGCTTACTAGATATGAGGAACTTGATATAGTGAATTATTTTATAAATAAAGCTAAAACAAATTTAAAGTCTAGGAATTTGCCTTTTGATGAAAATTTGGAAGTCGGATGTATGATAGAAGTTCCTTCAGCAGCTTTAATGGCATCTGACTTTGCTAACAAATTGGATTTCTTTAGTATTGGTACTAATGATTTAACCCAATATACTTTGGCTGTAGATCGGGGTAATCAAAAGATATCAAATTTATACGATAAATATAATCCTGCTGTATTAAGGCTGATTAAGAACGTTCTTGATGCTGGTAATAATTTTAACATTGATGTTTCTGTTTGTGGTGAGCTTGGAGGAGATGAGGCTGGAGCTTTAATTCTTATTGGGCTTGGATTTAGATCTTTAAGTATGGTTCCTAGTTCTTCACTTAGAATTAAGTATTTGCTAAGCAAATATACAATATCTGACTTAAGTGAATTGGCAAATAAAGTATTAAATAGTAAGTTAGAATCAGAGACTTTAAAATTTTTAGATAAATATATAGGAGATTAGTTTATGGGTTTTTTGGGTTTTTTTAAAAAGTCCGCTACTTTGGATTTAATAGCGCCTGTTAGTGGAAAAGTTGTTTCAATTGATAAAGTGCCAGATGAAGCTTTTGCTGAGAAGATAGTTGGTGACGGAATTGCAATTATGCCAACTGGAAGTGAGTTAGTTGCACCTTGTGATGGAAATATTGGTAAAATTTTCAAAACTAACCATGCTTTTAGTCTTGAAACTAAAGAAGGTGTTGAAATTTTTGTGCATTTTGGTATTAATACTCTTAATTTGAATGGTAAGGGTTTTACAAGAGTTGCCGAGGAGGGTATGAGCGTCAAACAAGGTGATGTTATTATTAGACTGGACCTTGAGTATTTAAAGGCTCATGCAGAGTCAGTAGTTACGCCTGTTGTTATTGCAAATTCTGATGAGGTTTCAAGCATTGAGTATGTGTTTGGAAAACTTGATGATGGTTCTGAGTATATTGTACCTTCTTCTACTATTTTAACTGAAGACATTAAAACTAAGATATCTCAGACTAAACCTGTTGAGGCAGGCAAAGATTTGGTTCTTAGAGTTAAAAAGTAAGTTCGCAAGCTTATGCTTGCGAACTTACTCTCTTTATATGTTTTGCTCTAACATTTCATTTATTATGTTTATAAATTGACGTGGGTTTTTGCTTTGTAGACCGGAAGTTATCATTGCTTCTTCAAAAAGAATAATGCTTATTTTTTCCAAGTTTACATCATCTAGATTTTTTAAATTTTGAATGATTTTATTGTTTGGATTGAGTTCAAGAATAGGTTTTATTTCTTTAACCTCTTGTCCCATTGATATCATAATTCTTTGCATTTGATAAGTGGGGTCAGCACTATCAATTATTATTGCTGATGGTTCTTGTGTTAACGTTGCTGATAGTGACACATCTTTGACATGATTTTTAAGTATTGTTTTTACTTTGAGTAGGATGTCTTTGAATTCTTCTTCCATTTGTTTGAAATTTTCATCTTTTAGTTCGTCACTTGTTTCGTTTTTGTTTATTGCTTTTAACTTTATGCCATCATATTCTGTGATGAAATTTAAAATAGCCTCATCAAGTTCATCATCCATAATGAGAGTTTCATATCCTTTTTCTTTGTAAGCAGTTACAATTGGATTGATTTTAAGTATATTTTCTCTCCCTCCGGTTATATAGTATATGCTTTTTTGTTCCTCAGGCATTCTATCTTTGTATTCTCTTAAAGATACAAGTCCGTCTACGTGAGAAGACTTAAATCTAATTAAGGATATAAGTTTGCTTCTGTTATCAAAGTCAGAATAAACTCCTTCTTTTAAACATCTTCCAAATTCTTTGGAAAATTCATTGAATTTAGAATTATCTACCTCACTTAGCTTTTCAAGTTCACTAAGTATTTTCTTTACAGAAGATGCCTTTATTTTGGCCAATATTTTGTTTTGCTGTAAAATTTCTCTACTTACATTGAGGGGCAAGTCTTGACAATCTATTATTCCCTTTATGAATCTTAAGTAATTTGGAAGTAAGCTGTCTGCAGAATCTGTGATAAAAATTCTATTTATAAATAGTTTTACACCAGGTTTAGTGTTTGGGTAGTACAGATCATAGGGAGCTTTGCTTGGAACATAAAAAAGATTTGTATACTCAATACTTCCCTCTGCTTTTGTATGAATATGAATTAATGGATTTTCATAATCAAAGGTTAGATTTTTATAAAATTCATTGTATTCTTCATCAGTTATTTCATTTTTATTTTTTATCCAAATTGCTGTTGTATCATTTAATTTATCTTCCTTTTCTTCAAATCCTTCTTGTTTGCCATCCTTCATCAAGGGTTCTTTATACTTGATGAAGATAGGATAACTTATGTGATTTGAATATTTTTTGATAATCTCTTGGATTTTCCATTTGTTGGTATATTCAATTCCTTCTTCGTTAAGATAAAGGGTTATTTCAGTTCCATGTTCATCTTTTTCTGTCTTATTTATTTCATATCCTGTTTTGCCGTCACTGGACCAGAGATAGGCAATATCTTCCAATGCTTTTTTTGTTACAAGTTCAACTTTGTCTGCGACAATAAAAGCACTGTAAAATCCAACTCCAAACTGTCCAATTAAGCTTGCAGTATTTTTCTCATCTTTTTTTAGGTTATTTATAAATTCTTTAGTTCCTGATTTTGCAATTGTACCAAGATGGTTAATCAGGTCTTCTCTGTTCATCCCAATACCATTGTCTTTTATTTTAATGAGTTTTTCATCAAAGCTTATTTCTATTTTTGGATCTAGTTTGATATCCTTGAATTTTTCGTTTGTTAAGTTTAAAAATTTAAGCTTATCAATGGCATCAGAGGCATTTGATATTAATTCTCGTAAAAATATTTCTTTATGAGAATAAAGAGAATGTATGATTAAATAAAGTAAATCATTAACCTCTGTATCAAATTGTTTTTTCATAGAATTCTCCTGTCTTGCATTTGTTTTAATCTTTACTTTTTTTATAATATAACATAATCTAAAAATAATGAATAAAGTAAATTTGTCTGTAATAAAAAATTAGGGTAGAGGATAGTACAATGGATATTGGTATTTATGGGCTAGGAGTTATGGGAAGTAATTTAGCGTTAAATATTGCTGATAGCGGTTTTAATGTTTCTGTTTATAATAGAGATAATGATAAAACAGAAGTTTTCCTTGTAAACAATGCTCATAAAAAGATTAATGGATTTAAAAATATTGAGGATTTTATTGGAAATTTAAAGAAACCTAGAAAAATTATTTTAATGATATCAAGTTCAGCTGTTGATGAAGTCATTGAACAAATTTTACCTTTAGTTGAAAAATTCGATATTATTATTGATGGTGGAAATTCTCATTATAAAGATACAATAAAAAGAGAGAAAGAATTATCTTCTAAGGATATTTATTTTGTTGGACTTGGAATTTCAGGTGGTGAAAAGGGTGCAAGATTTGGACCTTCGTTGATGTATGGTGGGAACAAAAAAGCTTATGGATTAATTGAGCCTATTTTAAATAAAGTAGCTGCTAAGACAAATATGGGAGATATTTGTTCTGCTTATGTTGGTGAGAGTGGAGCTGGACATTATGTAAAGATGGTTCACAATGGAATTGAATATGCAGATATGCAACTCATTGGTGAAACATATTTCTTTATGCAGAGAGCTTTTAATTTAGATAATTTAAAAATTTCCGAAGTATTTGACAAGTGGGGAGAAGGTGATCTCTCTAGTTATTTAATAGAGATAACATCTAAAATTTTAAAATATAAGGAAAATAATGAATATTTACTTGATAAAATTTTAGATGTTGCAAATCAAAAAGGTACTGGGAAGTGGGTATCAATTGAAGCTTTGCAATTAAATGTGCCAGCGAATTTAATTTTTGAGTCTGTGTTTGCAAGGTTTTTGTCGGGATTAAAACATGAACGAGTAATTGCTAGTGATATTCTTAAAATGGACGTGGATTCTGTTGAATTTGATTTGAGTGATTGGATTTTAGACCTATATTATGCTCTTTTAGTTTCCAAAATATTAGCTTATGCTCAGGGTTTTATGATGCTTAAGAGTGCATCTGTTAATTATTCTTGGGACTTGAACTTGGGAAAGATTTCTTTGATTTGGAGAGAGGGTTGTATAATTAAAAGTGTTTTCTTAGAGAAGATTAAATTGGCTTATGATAAGAATCCACATCTTATTAATTTAATTTTTGATGATTATTTTTTAGATATAATAAGAAATCATCATAAGTCTTTAAGGCGAATAGTCTCAAAGGCTAGTGAAATTGGGATACCTTTGCCAGCATTTTATGCAAGTCTGTCTTTTCTAGATTCTTATTCTACTAATTATTTACCAGCCAATTTAATTCAGGCTCAAAGAGATTTCTTTGGTGCACATAGTTTTGAAAGAATTGATTCAAAGAGAGGTGAATTTTTCCATAGTACTTGGGAATGATTTGAGATTAGTATTTAAATATAATATTTAATGAATATTCCACCTATTATATTTGTTTTAAGTCCTGCATAGAGATAATGATATGCAATGGATTTTGCGTTTGATACAAATTCTATTGAAGGTGCTATTTTAAGACCTACTTCTATTTGTTCTGTTAAATCATAAAAAATAGCTATTGGAATTCTAAATCCAAATCCTATTTCCATGTTTATGAAATTTGATTTGTTAGATGATATGTGTATATTTCCCCCAATTCCTGTTCCAATAGATAATTTTTCTATTAATGGTATTGTTAATATTAGATCTAAGGCTGAGAGTACAAATATGTTAAAGTCATATTTTTTTGATTTGAGTTTGCCTTTTGACAGATTAATACCATTAGTTCCTCCATAACCTATTTCAAGATCTATAAATGGGAATGACATAATATAATTAAATATTGGGTTTCCAATGCTTCCTCCAAATCCTATTTTTCTATCTGAATATGAGCTTCTTCCAAATGCACTGACCCATATGTTTAGTGTTAGTATTGCTATTAGCACTAATTTCTGCATTAAATCTCCAATAATTAATGTTTCTATATCATTATATTTGATTTTTGATGATTAATAAAATTTTATGGGATGAATTCTGTTGATTTAATTTTTATTTAAAATTTGAAGTGTTTATAATTCTGTTTATTTTTATGCAAACCAAAGTCTCATACCAAGACCAGCAAATGCTTCCCATTTTTGTTGTGGATTGCCACCACCAATACCCCAAATATTGATACCCGGTCCTGTTTTTAAGAATATGTCAAAATTTTTTTTGATAATTGGTAAATTTAGGGTGAGCGATATTCTAATTCCTATATTTGTTGAATTATACGTTTTGCGGGTATTTTGCCATTCAGGTATCCACCATAACCCATAAATTCCAATTCCCAGTGAAGCATCTATCGCTTTAGATTGTTCTGACGAATCTGATGAGAGTGCAGTAAACTCTAGGGAAACAAATAATGTATTGAAATTGTTGAATAAATTTTTTAATCCGTTATAAATTCCAATTTCTATTGTGATATTTTTACCTAAAACCAGTTGAAATGCGTTTGATAATGGCCCTAATATTCCAATTCCGAAATAACCTTTATTTGTGTGTGACTCTTTTGCTGAAACATTAAAGTAGTTTATTAGTAGTAAGATTAAGATTGTTTTTTTCATGTACTTATAAATCCTCTCATTTTTTAAGTATATACTCGATTGTTTTCAAAGGGAAGTAATAGTATGAATTGTCATATTTAAATAAAATTATATATATAATTTCAGTTTGTTTTTAAGTTATGCAATCAATTTTGTTATTGATGATTTTCAATATACATATCATTTAAATCGTGTATGATTTTTGGGATAATAGCAGTTTTTTGGGAGTGGGATTATTTGATGTTTTTAAGCATATATTGAAATTTTATTTTGATATTTTACTTAATTTGTCAAGAGAAATACTTAAGTATTTCTCTTGATATGATAAGCAGTTATTTTTATGCAAACCAAAGTCTCATACCAAGTCCGGCAAATACTTCCCATCTAAATCCAACTCCTCTACTCCAAATATTTAATCCAAGACCAGGTGCTACTTTTAAAAATATATCAAATTTTTTTCTGGCTATTGCAAGATTTAAGATCAGTGGTAATCTTGCTCCTAAGCTCATTGGACCACTATTTATTTTATTGTTGCTCCATCTTGAGAACCATATTGTTCCATATCCACCGCCTCCAATAGCAAAGTCTAGCATGTTATCTGCTCTTGAAAAGGTATGTATGTAAAAGATGTAGTCTATTGCAAGGAATAAAGTTTTCCAATCCTGAAAAAAGTTGTTTGTTCCACTGTAGGCACCTAAGTCTATATCAAAATTTCCAATATTGAATTCTAATGCAATTGGGAATGGCAGTAAAATCCCCATACCGAATTTGTTTCTTGCTGTTGATGTTGAATTTGCAAAAGCAGATATTGATGCTAACATAAACATTAAGGCAAGCATGTTCTTTTTTTTCATAAGTTTTTTTCCTTTATTATAAAATATAATATGAATTTTAATTCTGGATTGACATAATTCAATAGGTTTGTAATAAAGATAAATCGTTTATTATCATTTATTGTTTATCCAATTTTGTTCATACTCAAGTATTCCTTTTATGGAAAATTGTTATATTTGACTAATAAGAGTGAGTTTTAATAATTCAGGACCATTGTGAAAGTTTAATTATGTTTTGCCTGGATTGTTTCAAATGTTCTTTTGTGAGTGTTATTTATAGAGACCAAGTTATTAGGTATTATTGTTTCTAGTAACTTAAGGTGATGAACATTGATATTTTTACTTATATTATGTATGACATTTGAACATTATTTTATATTTGTTTAGTATTGAAATTTTTGATTTATAATTTATACATGAGAATATGTAAGATATGTGAGGTTTGAATAAAACTTATGGAGTGTTCTTATATTATTAGTTATATTATTAAGAGGCATTTATGAAATTAGAAACCGATTTACAGGGTACATTAAATCAGTATCTTTTGTTTAGTTTAGATGAGCTTTATGCGATTGAAATTAAATATGTTGTTGAGGTCTTAGAGTATACTAAAATCTCAAAAATACCAAGAACCCCTGATTATATGGCAGGGATAATCAATAATAGAGGAAAAATAGTTCCAGTAATTGATATTAGAAAGCAATTTGGTATGCAAGATCGTAAAGTTAGTGATGATGGGCTTAAGAAAAAAGACGTTGATATTTCGAATATCATCATATTAAATCTGATATATGAAGGTGATGAATTGAATCTTGGAATTTTAGTAGATTATGTTAATGAGGTTCTTGAGCTAAATTTATCCGATATTGATGAGGCTCCAAAGATTGGTACAGGATTTAATTCGAGATTTATATCTGGCATTGGTAAGCTTAATAATAAATTTATTATTATTCTTAATGTAAAAAATCTATTTGATATTAAAGAACTTTCCAGTTTTAAAAATACTACAATATATGATCCTAATTGTGATCAATAGGAGTTTTACGTGTTATGATTTATAATCCAGAAGGAGAACTTGTAGTAAACAGCATCTTTAAAGTTAAAGAAGATCTTTTAAATATTCTTAAAGAGATGAAAGAAAAAGAGACGCTGGTAATGAATCTTTCAAATGTGGAGAAAATAGATGTTACTTTTATACAAATTTTGTATGCTTCCAATAAATATGCTAAAGATAGGAACTTATTTATAAAGATAGAATATCCATCCGATGAGGTTTTAAGTTCATTGATATATGGTGGATTTTTAAATGATATTGAGGATATTGATCACTTAGATTTAGGCCTTAGTTTAATTGAATTTTAGTTTTATGTATTTAAGGGCAGTTTATGAATAGTAGTGATATGATAGATAAATTTAAAGATTCTTTTAAAGAGGAGTCTATAGAGAATATTTCAGATATTGAGCATGCACTTCTTAATATTGAGTTTGAATCCGGAAAAGAGGTTATCAATTCTATTTTTAGAAATTTTCATACAATCAAGGGTAGTGCAGGAATGTTTGGTTTTAATTTAACAGCTTCTCTTGTGCATGAAATAGAAACGGTCCTTGATCCTATAAAAGAAGGTTCTGATGAATTTAATCAGGATACTGTTGATGCTACTTTAATGGCAGTTGATTTTATTCGTGAACTAATTGAAGGAGATGAGGCTATTGATGAGAGTTCATATAAAGATCGTGAAAAAATTTTGATAGATACAATCAAAAAAGGATTTGGACTTGGTGTTAGGTTAAA harbors:
- a CDS encoding BAPKO_0422 family outer member beta-barrel protein; this translates as MKKTILILLLINYFNVSAKESHTNKGYFGIGILGPLSNAFQLVLGKNITIEIGIYNGLKNLFNNFNTLFVSLEFTALSSDSSEQSKAIDASLGIGIYGLWWIPEWQNTRKTYNSTNIGIRISLTLNLPIIKKNFDIFLKTGPGINIWGIGGGNPQQKWEAFAGLGMRLWFA
- the htpG gene encoding molecular chaperone HtpG codes for the protein MKKQFDTEVNDLLYLIIHSLYSHKEIFLRELISNASDAIDKLKFLNLTNEKFKDIKLDPKIEISFDEKLIKIKDNGIGMNREDLINHLGTIAKSGTKEFINNLKKDEKNTASLIGQFGVGFYSAFIVADKVELVTKKALEDIAYLWSSDGKTGYEINKTEKDEHGTEITLYLNEEGIEYTNKWKIQEIIKKYSNHISYPIFIKYKEPLMKDGKQEGFEEKEDKLNDTTAIWIKNKNEITDEEYNEFYKNLTFDYENPLIHIHTKAEGSIEYTNLFYVPSKAPYDLYYPNTKPGVKLFINRIFITDSADSLLPNYLRFIKGIIDCQDLPLNVSREILQQNKILAKIKASSVKKILSELEKLSEVDNSKFNEFSKEFGRCLKEGVYSDFDNRSKLISLIRFKSSHVDGLVSLREYKDRMPEEQKSIYYITGGRENILKINPIVTAYKEKGYETLIMDDELDEAILNFITEYDGIKLKAINKNETSDELKDENFKQMEEEFKDILLKVKTILKNHVKDVSLSATLTQEPSAIIIDSADPTYQMQRIMISMGQEVKEIKPILELNPNNKIIQNLKNLDDVNLEKISIILFEEAMITSGLQSKNPRQFINIINEMLEQNI
- a CDS encoding BAPKO_0422 family outer member beta-barrel protein, which produces MQKLVLIAILTLNIWVSAFGRSSYSDRKIGFGGSIGNPIFNYIMSFPFIDLEIGYGGTNGINLSKGKLKSKKYDFNIFVLSALDLILTIPLIEKLSIGTGIGGNIHISSNKSNFINMEIGFGFRIPIAIFYDLTEQIEVGLKIAPSIEFVSNAKSIAYHYLYAGLKTNIIGGIFIKYYI
- the ptsP gene encoding phosphoenolpyruvate--protein phosphotransferase; this translates as MTLSGKRISKGIGVGEALFIKKDFDKFIDKSKIASLQIDDEIKKFNDAKSKAISALKELTKKAVAQLGADKEGIFEGQILVIEDDELSDSVTSFIKNENYCAAYAVYLSFKELIASVEEYTDAYLKERASDFKDIRNRLISNILDQVTDLSEVKRDVVLITEELTPSDTMQVDLSYVKGFVTTVGGETSHAAILARTMGLPALVMTPLDITKIKEGEQLIIDGLSSIIIGNPSSSELDKYAHKILEYNEYERELFALKNQDAKTKDGIKISLKANIGTPTDVFYVNKYGLDGIGLFRTEFLYMESVKPPTEDEQFEAYKRVVDTIEKKSVVTIRTLDIGGDKEIPYFKFPKEDNPFLGYRALRMYMDYEDLIQSQFNAIFRASHYGKIRIMVPMLTRYEELDIVNYFINKAKTNLKSRNLPFDENLEVGCMIEVPSAALMASDFANKLDFFSIGTNDLTQYTLAVDRGNQKISNLYDKYNPAVLRLIKNVLDAGNNFNIDVSVCGELGGDEAGALILIGLGFRSLSMVPSSSLRIKYLLSKYTISDLSELANKVLNSKLESETLKFLDKYIGD
- a CDS encoding consevred protein, giving the protein MRGLKVYYPENFNTLVNLFKEDSNNYIVYNEIDFHKNAEIFMKNEISDNFFIINNFERFNKVSLKSNFLEMGPCVTYDTILQFGERNIPRLFYEFISRLNDRIYLNSINIANGFYYKNTVFDLYPLLLSLDAHLEFKNILTKRTYTYNAYSINRDDYIQSRHTLFLSKLKFPITNLWNKSFCSRIFVDTFSFDILKEANIIFICVLLNIKRDIISDFLMKIFYNDKVITLRDFQVLLLNKSLPLSLVEIEDSLKMLDKNIRDVKNFSLGERSLRLIKNFYFDILSSF
- a CDS encoding HPr family phosphocarrier protein, which translates into the protein MVKKEATINAVNGLHVRPASTFVKKAKEYASDITIEADGKSVSGKSLFRLQTLELSSGKKLVVCADGDDEEKAVTELVELIESFKE
- the crr gene encoding PTS glucose transporter subunit IIA; the encoded protein is MGFLGFFKKSATLDLIAPVSGKVVSIDKVPDEAFAEKIVGDGIAIMPTGSELVAPCDGNIGKIFKTNHAFSLETKEGVEIFVHFGINTLNLNGKGFTRVAEEGMSVKQGDVIIRLDLEYLKAHAESVVTPVVIANSDEVSSIEYVFGKLDDGSEYIVPSSTILTEDIKTKISQTKPVEAGKDLVLRVKK
- the gnd gene encoding decarboxylating NADP(+)-dependent phosphogluconate dehydrogenase, whose amino-acid sequence is MDIGIYGLGVMGSNLALNIADSGFNVSVYNRDNDKTEVFLVNNAHKKINGFKNIEDFIGNLKKPRKIILMISSSAVDEVIEQILPLVEKFDIIIDGGNSHYKDTIKREKELSSKDIYFVGLGISGGEKGARFGPSLMYGGNKKAYGLIEPILNKVAAKTNMGDICSAYVGESGAGHYVKMVHNGIEYADMQLIGETYFFMQRAFNLDNLKISEVFDKWGEGDLSSYLIEITSKILKYKENNEYLLDKILDVANQKGTGKWVSIEALQLNVPANLIFESVFARFLSGLKHERVIASDILKMDVDSVEFDLSDWILDLYYALLVSKILAYAQGFMMLKSASVNYSWDLNLGKISLIWREGCIIKSVFLEKIKLAYDKNPHLINLIFDDYFLDIIRNHHKSLRRIVSKASEIGIPLPAFYASLSFLDSYSTNYLPANLIQAQRDFFGAHSFERIDSKRGEFFHSTWE